CGACCTTGCGAACAAACGCCGCTAAATAGATTAGGAGCCTGAACAGGCGATAATTCAGTTTGCGGAAGTCAATTTGACCGGATTATTCATTACATTCGAGGGTGGGGAAGGCGCGGGTAAATCGACCCAGATCGCCTTGCTGGCAGAGCATTTGCGCGCTCTTGGGCTTGATCCATTGATAACACGCGAACCCGGTGGTTCTGCGGGTGCAGAGGCTGTTCGCCATGTGATTCTGAGCGGTAATGCCGAAAACTATGGTCCGGCCATGGAAGCATTGCTGTTTGCCGCCGCGCGTGCCGATCATGTTGATCAGCTGATCCGTCCTGCGCTTGCTGAAAACCGCATTGTGCTTTGCGACCGCTTCATCGATTCGAGCCGCGCCTATCAGGGTGTTACAGGCAATCTCAATGCCACCTATATGGCGGCGATTGAGCGTATCGCCATCGACGGTGCCATGCCTGATCTCACGATCATTCTCGATATTCCTGCGGAAAAAGGTCTTTCACGAGCCAACAAGCGGCGAGGGGCTGACGTGGCGGATCGTTTCGAGAAAGAAGCGATTGCCGTGCATGAAGCGCGCCGTCAGGCTTTTCTTGCCATTGCAAAAGCTGAACCCGACCGCTGCAGGATCGTCGATGCGGACCGCGCTCAAGATGTAATTTCTGCCGACATCATCGCCATCGCTGATGAAATTCTGAAGAAAAGAGGTCTTCTGTGATCGAAGAACTCGATGTCCCCAAAGCTCATGATTCCATCGAGGGCGTGGCCGAACCGTCGGCAAGCGATTATCTCACCGGCCATAGTGAAATCGCCGCTTTTCTCGCACAGGCCTATCGCGAAGACCGTATGCATCATGCGCTGCTTTTTGAGGGCGAGCAGGGTATTGGCAAGGCGACTCTGGGCTTTCATCTGGCAGGCCATATGCTGGCTCATGCAGACCAAGCACTTGCCCCTGAAACTATAGGCGTACCTGATTTCAGTAAGCCACTCTGGCGGCAGATCGCAGGCGGTATGCATCCAGCTGTGCTGCATATCAACCGCCCCTTTGATCAGAAGACGGGCAAGTTTAAAACCGGTATTCCCGTTGAAGAAATTCGCCGTGTTACCCATTTTCTGACCCGCACGGCATCTGACGGCGCATGGCGTATTGTGATTGTCGACCCCGCCGACGACATGAACCGCAACGCTGCCAATGCGCTTCTCAAAACGCTGGAAGAGCCGCCAGCCCGCGCAATCTTCATTCTGATTTCGCATTCGTCGGGACGGTTATTGCCGACGATCCGTTCACGCTGCCAGAGCATCCAGTTCAAGCCACTTGCGGATGAGCCACTCACTAATGCATTGGAACATATCGGGCCAAGTGTTGGCCTCGATGCGGGTGACATCACGCCAGCGTTGCTCACGCGTTCAGAAGGCAGCGTGCGCAAGGCGCTGCTGCTTGTAGCACACGGTGGTCTGGAAGTATCCGATACGGTTGATGCAATCTTGCAGGGGCAGAATTTCGACCTGCCGAAAGCACAGGCGCTATCAGGTGTTCTCAATGGCCGCGAGGCGGAGGTTCAATATGAGCTGTTCCGCGATTATCTCATGAGCCGCATCGCCGATGAAGCTCGCCGCTATGCAGATTCGGGCCAACTGCGCGAAGCCGATCAGTGGTCACGCTACTGGAGCGAACTGACACGCGAAATTTTCAATGCCGAGACCTATAATCTCGACCGCAAGCAGGCCGTTATGATCCTTTTGGAAAAAACGCATCGCGCTTTTCGATCTGGCGTGCCTCCGCTTACGTGACATGCCGACTTAGTTGCGTTATGTCACCGCTAACGTTTTTTAAACATCACACTTGAAGAAGCCGGATTTCTGATGAGCCGCGAAAAATTCTACATCACCACCGCGATTGCTTACCCGAATGGCAAGCCGCATATCGGCCATGCTTATGAGTTGATTGCGACCGATGCCATGGCGCGTTTTCAGCGTCTGGATGGCAAGGACGTTCACTTCCTGACCGGCTCGGATGAACACGGCATCAAGATGTTGCAGAGCGCGCGCAAGGAAGGCATCACGCCCCGCGAACTCGCAGATCGCAACACGGCTGCTTTCCAGCGCATGGGTGAGTTTCTGAACAGCTCGCACGACGATTATATCCGCACCTCGGAAGAACGCCACTACAAGGCCAGCCAGGCAATCTGGCAGGCAATGTCGGCCAATGGCGATATTTATAAGGGCGGTTATGCGGGCTGGTATTCGGTGCGCGATGAAGCCTATTACGGCGAAGAAGAAACTGAGGTGCGTGCGGACAATGTTCGCTACGGTCCACAGGGCACGCCGGTCGAATGGGTTGAAGAAGAAAGCTATTTCTTCCGCCTGTCGAATTATCAGGACAAGCTCCTTGAACTCTATGAAAACAATCCCGGCTTCATCATGCCTGCGGAGCGTCGCAACGAGATCG
The Ochrobactrum sp. BTU1 DNA segment above includes these coding regions:
- the tmk gene encoding dTMP kinase, which produces MTGLFITFEGGEGAGKSTQIALLAEHLRALGLDPLITREPGGSAGAEAVRHVILSGNAENYGPAMEALLFAAARADHVDQLIRPALAENRIVLCDRFIDSSRAYQGVTGNLNATYMAAIERIAIDGAMPDLTIILDIPAEKGLSRANKRRGADVADRFEKEAIAVHEARRQAFLAIAKAEPDRCRIVDADRAQDVISADIIAIADEILKKRGLL
- a CDS encoding DNA polymerase III subunit delta'; this translates as MIEELDVPKAHDSIEGVAEPSASDYLTGHSEIAAFLAQAYREDRMHHALLFEGEQGIGKATLGFHLAGHMLAHADQALAPETIGVPDFSKPLWRQIAGGMHPAVLHINRPFDQKTGKFKTGIPVEEIRRVTHFLTRTASDGAWRIVIVDPADDMNRNAANALLKTLEEPPARAIFILISHSSGRLLPTIRSRCQSIQFKPLADEPLTNALEHIGPSVGLDAGDITPALLTRSEGSVRKALLLVAHGGLEVSDTVDAILQGQNFDLPKAQALSGVLNGREAEVQYELFRDYLMSRIADEARRYADSGQLREADQWSRYWSELTREIFNAETYNLDRKQAVMILLEKTHRAFRSGVPPLT